One Sodalinema gerasimenkoae IPPAS B-353 DNA segment encodes these proteins:
- a CDS encoding AAA family ATPase: MNVIILGNAGAGKSTLARKLMAEQPAVRLSLDEVAFEGGTERRSLQDSLADVKGFIASHESWIIEGCYADIIELILPDCEELIFLNPGVEVCIAHCRVRPWEPEKFSSHHEQDENLENLIEWVRSYETRTDEYGLRRHRELYESFQGNKREFNTPSDYASV; the protein is encoded by the coding sequence GTGAACGTTATTATTCTTGGAAATGCTGGCGCTGGTAAAAGTACCCTAGCCAGGAAACTTATGGCAGAGCAACCTGCTGTACGCTTATCGCTGGATGAAGTGGCGTTTGAGGGTGGAACGGAACGGCGCTCTTTACAGGATAGTCTGGCTGATGTGAAGGGTTTTATTGCCAGTCATGAAAGTTGGATTATTGAAGGCTGTTACGCGGATATTATCGAACTGATATTGCCGGATTGTGAGGAACTCATCTTTCTCAACCCTGGGGTTGAGGTTTGTATTGCACATTGCCGCGTCAGGCCATGGGAACCGGAGAAGTTTAGTTCCCATCACGAACAAGATGAAAACTTGGAAAATCTCATCGAGTGGGTTCGCTCTTATGAGACTCGGACAGATGAGTATGGACTTCGTCGTCATCGGGAACTGTACGAGTCCTTCCAGGGGAACAAACGTGAGTTCAACACTCCCAGCGACTATGCATCGGTATAA